One Helianthus annuus cultivar XRQ/B chromosome 12, HanXRQr2.0-SUNRISE, whole genome shotgun sequence genomic region harbors:
- the LOC110893400 gene encoding uncharacterized protein LOC110893400 has translation MTCTCKEILSRRNSVWVEWVHSYRLRGKSFWVCKVPASCCWSWRKILQLRPIVRKFFWSEIGNGSATSAWHDNWSEIGPLDQFLSPRMIASAGFNMESKVSDVYSDTSWSWPVAWRDLYPVLIQLDGISLQPNKLDKVLWRHGNQKHVFSSSRVWDSFRFHAVEVDWCRLVWFGQCIPRHAFLLWLIMRRKLLTQDKILSWDLSRRKNMNMMCCLLCYANHDSHTHLFFECKFSSQVWLLVRQKAGMGSVHAKWDDIVNWLLDRSNSKLASVYVAKLIVAATAYFIWQERNARLFRNQVRPPESLSDTIIQQVRYKLIGAKLKKCDNVRKLLRAWDIEASDLHDDGG, from the coding sequence ATGACGTGCACGTGCAAAGAAATACTTTCGAGGCGTAATTCAGTTTGGGTTGAGTGGGTTCACTCTTATAGGTTGAGAGGTAAAAGCTTTTGGGTTTGTAAAGTTCCAGCTTCCTGCTGTTGGTCTTGGAGAAAGATTCTTCAGCTCCGGCCGATTGTTAGGAAGTTTTTCTGGTCCGAGATTGGAAATGGTTCGGCTACCTCCGCTTGGCACGATAATTGGAGTGAGATAGGCCCGCTCGATCAGTTTCTTTCTCCCCGGATGATTGCTAGCGCGGGTTTTAATATGGAGTCCAAGGTGTCGGATGTCTATTCCGATACGTCTTGGAGCTGGCCGGTTGCGTGGCGGGACTTGTATCCGGTTCTTATTCAGCTCGATGGTATTTCTTTGCAGCCAAATAAGTTGGATAAAGTCTTGTGGCGTCATGGTAATCAAAAGCATGTGTTCTCGTCGTCTAGAGTTTGGGATTCGTTTCGGTTTCATGCTGTGGAGGTGGATTGGTGCCGTCTTGTGTGGTTTGGTCAGTGTATTCCGCGTCATGCTTTTCTTTTATGGCTTATCATGCGAAGGAAACTGCTTACTCAAGATAAGATCTTGAGTTGGGATTTATCGCGCAGGAAAAATATGAATATGATGTGCTGTTTGTTATGCTATGCCAATCATGACTCTCATACCCATTTGTTTTTTGAATGCAAATTCTCGTCCCAAGTGTGGCTGCTGGTTAGACAAAAAGCGGGTATGGGTTCGGTGCATGCTAAATGGGATGACATTGTTAACTGGTTACTTGATCGATCCAATTCAAAATTGGCGTCGGTTTACGTTGCTAAACTGATAGTGGCTGCTACGGCCTATTTCATTTGGCAAGAGCGGAATGCTAGATTATTCAGAAATCAGGTGAGGCCCCCGGAATCATTAAGTGACACCATTATACAACAAGTGCGGTACAAGCTGATTGGTGCAAAGTTGAAAAAGTGCGATAATGTTCGAAAGCTTTTAAGGGCTTGGGATATTGAAGCTTCAGATCTGCACGATGATGGCGGCTGA